One window of the Sander lucioperca isolate FBNREF2018 chromosome 5, SLUC_FBN_1.2, whole genome shotgun sequence genome contains the following:
- the LOC116047560 gene encoding CD166 antigen homolog A-like isoform X1 has product MHLLSASCVCALLITSLLRQVGGLETFIGLYGETLEIPCNNGAMKAEDILITKWKYDKGDGLSGDLLVKKNQNVLISATDEYKGRVSMAANSSLLLSAARLTDQRTFTCMVVASADIREFPVNVVIYKTPASLEISDNAQELEIGKLTKLGKCVAKDANPAANITWLKNNTPLVADGKGISIKASVLVDPVTGLSSTSSILEYSAKKEDTDAEFTCSTQHTVGAELVSAPVTLTITYTTENIGLQVIAQDPLKEGDNVTLKCVADGNPAPTAFNFHLKEELVKVENADTYTITNVSRNTTGVYKCSLVDDPTMEASKDITVNYLDINLSPSGNIVKSAGEAMDLTLQIDSSGNNKVSWTKDNVKLDKKPKFTKLTYADSGVYECEVTNGALSLKASLKLAVQGAPVIRQLSKLRSEDGKHKVLICDVEGSPKPAVSWSINGTSLDESPFLNGKIKHKITVVPSANLTVSCMVSNEFGSDSRTINVSSLFEEVRMDKQDQSDENDQTKLVVGVVVGLLIATIVIGLAYWVYMKKSKQGSWKTGEKENGSSEEEKKLEEKVEENSQKAEV; this is encoded by the exons TCGGCGGTTTGGAGACTTTTATTGGCCTGTATGGGGAAACACTCGAGATCCCGTGCAACAATGGAGCCATGAAAGCAGAGGACATCCTGATCACTAAATGGAAATAT GACAAAGGAGATGGACTTTCGGGGGATCTGCTGGTCAAGAAAAACCAGAATGTCTTAATCAGCGCCACTGATGAGTACAAGGGCCGTGTGAGCATGGCTGCAAACTCCAGCCTGCTTCTTTCTGCAGCCAGGCTGACTGACCAACGCACTTTCACCTGCATGGTGGTGGCTAGTGCAGACATCAGAGAATTCCCGGTTAACGTTGTGATCTACA AGACGCCGGCAAGCCTGGAGATTTCTGACAACGCGCAGGAACTAGAGATTGGCAAACTTACTAAG CTCGGGAAATGTGTTGCAAAAGACGCCAATCCAGCTGCAAATATCACATGGCTGAAGAACAACACACCACTGGTGGCGGACGGGAAAG GGATTTCCATCAAAGCCTCAGTGCTGGTGGACCCTGTCACTGGCCTTTCATCCACTAGCTCAATACTGGAGTACTCGGCCAAGAAGGAAGACACGGACGCTGAGTTCACCTGCAGCACTCAGCACACTGTGGGCGCCGAGCTGGTGTCCGCTCCAGTCACCCTGACTATCACCT ACACCACAGAGAACATCGGCCTTCAGGTCATTGCTCAGGACCCTCTAAAAGAAGGAGACAATGTGACTCTGAAATGTGTGGCAGATGGTAACCCAGCTCCTACCGCCTTTAACTTCCACCTTAAG GAAGAGTTGGTGAAAGTGGAAAACGCAGATACTTACACCATCACGAATGTCTCACGTAACACCACTGGTGTATACAAATGCTCTCTTGTTGACGACCCAACAATGGAAGCATCTAAGGACATCACAGTCAACT ACCTAGACATCAATTTAAGCCCCTCTGGAAATATCGTTAAGAGTGCTGGTGAGGCCATGGATCTAACTCTCCAGATTGATTCCTCCGGAAACAACAAGGTCTCCTGGACAAAg GACAATGTTAAACTGGACAAAAAACCCAAGTTTACCAAGCTGACTTACGCTGACTCTGGCGTCTATGAATGTGAGGTGACGAATGGGGCCCTCAGCCTAAAAGCTTCCCTTAAGCTGGCTGTCCAAG GTGCTCCAGTTATCAGGCAGCTGTCCAAGCTTCGCAGTGAAGACGGCAAACATAAAGTCCTGATTTGTGATGTTGAAGGTTCTCCAAAGCCAGCTGTTTCCTGGAGCATCAACGGCACCTcg CTTGATGAGAGTCCCTTCCTCAACGGGAAGATAAAACACAAGATCACAGTTGTGCCTAGTGCAAATCTGACTGTCTCTTGTATGGTGTCCAATGAGTTTGGCTCGGATAGCAGAACTATAAATGTGTCATCCC TATTTGAGGAGGTGAGAATGGATAAACAAG ACCAATCGGATGAAAATGACCAAACCAAGTTGGTGGTTGGAGTTGTAGTCGGTCTCCTCATCGCCACTATTGTTATAGGCCTGGCATACTGGGTCTACATGAAGAAGTCCAA GCAAGGAAGCTGGAAGACTGGTGAAAAGGAGAACGGGTCTTCTGAGGAGGAGAAAAAACTGGAGGAGAAAGTGGAGGAGAACAGCCAAAAAGCTGAGGTGTAA
- the LOC116047560 gene encoding CD166 antigen homolog isoform X2, with protein MHLLSASCVCALLITSLLRQVGGLETFIGLYGETLEIPCNNGAMKAEDILITKWKYDKGDGLSGDLLVKKNQNVLISATDEYKGRVSMAANSSLLLSAARLTDQRTFTCMVVASADIREFPVNVVIYKTPASLEISDNAQELEIGKLTKLGKCVAKDANPAANITWLKNNTPLVADGKGISIKASVLVDPVTGLSSTSSILEYSAKKEDTDAEFTCSTQHTVGAELVSAPVTLTITYTTENIGLQVIAQDPLKEGDNVTLKCVADGNPAPTAFNFHLKEELVKVENADTYTITNVSRNTTGVYKCSLVDDPTMEASKDITVNYLDINLSPSGNIVKSAGEAMDLTLQIDSSGNNKVSWTKDNVKLDKKPKFTKLTYADSGVYECEVTNGALSLKASLKLAVQGAPVIRQLSKLRSEDGKHKVLICDVEGSPKPAVSWSINGTSLDESPFLNGKIKHKITVVPSANLTVSCMVSNEFGSDSRTINVSSHQSDENDQTKLVVGVVVGLLIATIVIGLAYWVYMKKSKQGSWKTGEKENGSSEEEKKLEEKVEENSQKAEV; from the exons TCGGCGGTTTGGAGACTTTTATTGGCCTGTATGGGGAAACACTCGAGATCCCGTGCAACAATGGAGCCATGAAAGCAGAGGACATCCTGATCACTAAATGGAAATAT GACAAAGGAGATGGACTTTCGGGGGATCTGCTGGTCAAGAAAAACCAGAATGTCTTAATCAGCGCCACTGATGAGTACAAGGGCCGTGTGAGCATGGCTGCAAACTCCAGCCTGCTTCTTTCTGCAGCCAGGCTGACTGACCAACGCACTTTCACCTGCATGGTGGTGGCTAGTGCAGACATCAGAGAATTCCCGGTTAACGTTGTGATCTACA AGACGCCGGCAAGCCTGGAGATTTCTGACAACGCGCAGGAACTAGAGATTGGCAAACTTACTAAG CTCGGGAAATGTGTTGCAAAAGACGCCAATCCAGCTGCAAATATCACATGGCTGAAGAACAACACACCACTGGTGGCGGACGGGAAAG GGATTTCCATCAAAGCCTCAGTGCTGGTGGACCCTGTCACTGGCCTTTCATCCACTAGCTCAATACTGGAGTACTCGGCCAAGAAGGAAGACACGGACGCTGAGTTCACCTGCAGCACTCAGCACACTGTGGGCGCCGAGCTGGTGTCCGCTCCAGTCACCCTGACTATCACCT ACACCACAGAGAACATCGGCCTTCAGGTCATTGCTCAGGACCCTCTAAAAGAAGGAGACAATGTGACTCTGAAATGTGTGGCAGATGGTAACCCAGCTCCTACCGCCTTTAACTTCCACCTTAAG GAAGAGTTGGTGAAAGTGGAAAACGCAGATACTTACACCATCACGAATGTCTCACGTAACACCACTGGTGTATACAAATGCTCTCTTGTTGACGACCCAACAATGGAAGCATCTAAGGACATCACAGTCAACT ACCTAGACATCAATTTAAGCCCCTCTGGAAATATCGTTAAGAGTGCTGGTGAGGCCATGGATCTAACTCTCCAGATTGATTCCTCCGGAAACAACAAGGTCTCCTGGACAAAg GACAATGTTAAACTGGACAAAAAACCCAAGTTTACCAAGCTGACTTACGCTGACTCTGGCGTCTATGAATGTGAGGTGACGAATGGGGCCCTCAGCCTAAAAGCTTCCCTTAAGCTGGCTGTCCAAG GTGCTCCAGTTATCAGGCAGCTGTCCAAGCTTCGCAGTGAAGACGGCAAACATAAAGTCCTGATTTGTGATGTTGAAGGTTCTCCAAAGCCAGCTGTTTCCTGGAGCATCAACGGCACCTcg CTTGATGAGAGTCCCTTCCTCAACGGGAAGATAAAACACAAGATCACAGTTGTGCCTAGTGCAAATCTGACTGTCTCTTGTATGGTGTCCAATGAGTTTGGCTCGGATAGCAGAACTATAAATGTGTCATCCC ACCAATCGGATGAAAATGACCAAACCAAGTTGGTGGTTGGAGTTGTAGTCGGTCTCCTCATCGCCACTATTGTTATAGGCCTGGCATACTGGGTCTACATGAAGAAGTCCAA GCAAGGAAGCTGGAAGACTGGTGAAAAGGAGAACGGGTCTTCTGAGGAGGAGAAAAAACTGGAGGAGAAAGTGGAGGAGAACAGCCAAAAAGCTGAGGTGTAA